A region from the Arachis ipaensis cultivar K30076 chromosome B01, Araip1.1, whole genome shotgun sequence genome encodes:
- the LOC107621954 gene encoding syntaxin-52, which produces MASSSDSWMKEYNEAVKLADDINGMISERSSLSTSGPEAQRHASAIRRKITILGTRLDSLQSLLSKVPGKSEKEMNRRRETLTNLRSKVNQMASTLNMSNFANRDSLFGPEIKPDAMSRTVGLDNSGLVGLQRQIMKEQDEGLEKLEETVVSTKHIALAVNEELSLHTRLIDDLDEHVDVTDSRLRRVQKNLAVLNKRTKGGCSCLCMLLAVVGIVVLVVVIWLLVKYL; this is translated from the exons ATGGCATCGTCATCAGACTCATGGATGAAGGAATATAATGAAGCAGTGAAACTCGCCGATGATATCAATGGCATGATTTCTGAGCGGAGTTCATTATCAACATCTGGACCAGAAGCTCAGCGTCATGCATCTGCTATAAGAAGGAAGATTACTATCTTAGGGACCAGACTTGATAGCTTGCAATCCCTTTTATCTAAAGTCCCTGGAAA ATCTGAGAAGGAGATGAATCGCCGCAGGGAAACACTTACAAATTTGAGGTCAAAAGTTAACCAAATGGCTTCAACACTGAACATGTCAAACTTTGCAAATAGGGATAGTTTATTTGGTCCTGAAATAAAACCAGATGCAATGAGCAGAACTGTTGGCCTGGATAACAGTGGACTCGTTGGACTTCAAAGGCAAATTATGAAAG AGCAAGATGAAGGCCTTGAAAAATTGGAGGAGACTGTTGTAAGTACAAAGCACATTGCATTAGCAGTGAATGAAGAGCTGAGTCTACACACTAGACTAATT GATGACTTGGACGAACATGTAGATGTTACAGATTCTCGTCTAAGG CGTGTCCAGAAGAACTTGGCAGTTTTAAACAAACGTACCAAGGGTGGTTGCTCCTGCTTGTGCATGCTTTTAGCAGTGGTTGGGATAGTGGTTTTGGTGGTTGTGATATGGTTGTTGGTCAAATATTTGTAG
- the LOC107621763 gene encoding transcription initiation factor TFIID subunit 6 isoform X3, with protein sequence MSTVPKETIEVIAQSIGITNLSPDVAFALAPDLEYRIREIMQESIKCMRHSKRTILTADDVDSALALRNLEPIYGFTSNDPLRFKRAAGHKDLFYIDDKDVEFKDLIEAPLPKAPLDTSITSHWLAIEGVQPAIPENAPVEAPTEIRKSSEYKEDGIPVDIKLPVKHVITKELQLYFDKITELVLNKPASIPFRRALISLATDMGLHPLVPYFSRFVADEVAQNLHNLTLLFALMRLVRSILQNPHIHIELYLHQLMPPIITCVVAKRIGNRLSDNHWELRNFSVNLVASICKRFGNVYHNLQPRVTKTFLHAFLDPTKALPQHYGAIKGIAALGSRLVRLFILPNLEPYLLLLEPEMQPEKQRNETKRQEAWQVYGALLCAVGQCMHERAKIFSNLLSPPTRASSRPNGKAMIAMSRLIVENIFFLIEDNEQMYCR encoded by the exons ATGAGCACGGTCCCAAAAGAAACGATCGAAGTGATAGCACAGAGCATTGGCATCACGAATCTGTCCCCTGATGTTGCCTTCGCTCTCGCCCCCGATCTCGAGTATCGAATTCGCGAAATCATGCAG GAGTCCATAAAATGCATGCGTCACTCAAAGAGAACTATTCTTACAGCAGATGATGTTGATAGTGCACTTGCATTGAGAAATTTAGAG CCAATATATGGTTTCACCTCTAACGACCCTTTGCGGTTCAAAAGAGCTGCTGGACACAAGGATTTGTTCTACATTGATGACAAAGATGTGGAATTTAAAGAT CTGATTGAAGCACCGTTACCAAAAGCTCCGCTTGATACATCAATTACCAGTCATTGGCTGGCTATTGAAGGTGTACAACCTGCAATTCCTGAGAATGCTCCAGTTGAAG CTCCCACAGAAATAAGAAAATCGTCTGAGTATAAGGAAGATGGGATTCCAGTTGACATTAAATTACCTGTTAAACACGTAATAACAAAGGAGCTTCAG CTTTACTTTGACAAAATAACTGAGCTAGTTCTAAATAAGCCTGCTTCTATTCCCTTTAGAAGGGCACTAATTAGTTTGGCAACAGACATGGGACTCCATCCTTTGGTTCCTTATTTCTCACGCTTTGTAGCTGATGAG GTGGCACAAAACTTGCATAATTTAACACTTTTATTTGCCTTGATGCGTCTTGTCCGGAGCATTCTACAAAATCCTCACATACATATAGAGCTTTAT TTACATCAATTGATGCCACCTATCATTACCTGTGTTGTTGCAAAAAGGATTGGAAACAGACTATCTGATAATCACTGGGAGCTTAGGAACTTCAGTGTTAATCTTGTTGCTTCAATATGCAAAAG ATTTGGGAATGTTTATCATAATCTTCAGCCACGAGTGACAAAGACTTTTCTTCATGCATTTTTGGACCCAACTAAAGCTCTACCTCAGCACTATGGTGCAATTAAAGGAATAGCAGCTCTTGGATCAAGACTG GTTCGCTTGTTTATACTTCCAAACCTTGAGCCATATTTGCTTCTCCTCGAGCCGGAAATGCAACCAGAGAAACAGAGAAATGAAACAAAGAGGCAGGAAGCATGGCAAGTATATGGGGCCTTGTTG TGTGCTGTTGGACAATGTATGCATGAAAGGGCCAAAATCTTCAGCAATTTGCTCTCTCCTCCAACACGTGCTTCTTCTAGACCCAATGGAAAAGCCATGATTGCTATGTCAA GGCTGATAGtggaaaatattttcttcttgatAGAAGATAATGAACAAATGTATTGTAGGTAA
- the LOC107621763 gene encoding transcription initiation factor TFIID subunit 6 isoform X1: MSTVPKETIEVIAQSIGITNLSPDVAFALAPDLEYRIREIMQESIKCMRHSKRTILTADDVDSALALRNLEPIYGFTSNDPLRFKRAAGHKDLFYIDDKDVEFKDLIEAPLPKAPLDTSITSHWLAIEGVQPAIPENAPVEAPTEIRKSSEYKEDGIPVDIKLPVKHVITKELQLYFDKITELVLNKPASIPFRRALISLATDMGLHPLVPYFSRFVADEVAQNLHNLTLLFALMRLVRSILQNPHIHIELYLHQLMPPIITCVVAKRIGNRLSDNHWELRNFSVNLVASICKRFGNVYHNLQPRVTKTFLHAFLDPTKALPQHYGAIKGIAALGSRLVRLFILPNLEPYLLLLEPEMQPEKQRNETKRQEAWQVYGALLCAVGQCMHERAKIFSNLLSPPTRASSRPNGKAMIAMSSKRKASTENLMQQQQPPLKKLATDAPGGVVPMNSMSVDMQMQGSAGAFSTMMGVPNVGASSMARQISNDNTMGREVGGQQSKVSSILAQAWKDDIDAGQLLSSVYELFGESLLSFIPKAEAGVFL; the protein is encoded by the exons ATGAGCACGGTCCCAAAAGAAACGATCGAAGTGATAGCACAGAGCATTGGCATCACGAATCTGTCCCCTGATGTTGCCTTCGCTCTCGCCCCCGATCTCGAGTATCGAATTCGCGAAATCATGCAG GAGTCCATAAAATGCATGCGTCACTCAAAGAGAACTATTCTTACAGCAGATGATGTTGATAGTGCACTTGCATTGAGAAATTTAGAG CCAATATATGGTTTCACCTCTAACGACCCTTTGCGGTTCAAAAGAGCTGCTGGACACAAGGATTTGTTCTACATTGATGACAAAGATGTGGAATTTAAAGAT CTGATTGAAGCACCGTTACCAAAAGCTCCGCTTGATACATCAATTACCAGTCATTGGCTGGCTATTGAAGGTGTACAACCTGCAATTCCTGAGAATGCTCCAGTTGAAG CTCCCACAGAAATAAGAAAATCGTCTGAGTATAAGGAAGATGGGATTCCAGTTGACATTAAATTACCTGTTAAACACGTAATAACAAAGGAGCTTCAG CTTTACTTTGACAAAATAACTGAGCTAGTTCTAAATAAGCCTGCTTCTATTCCCTTTAGAAGGGCACTAATTAGTTTGGCAACAGACATGGGACTCCATCCTTTGGTTCCTTATTTCTCACGCTTTGTAGCTGATGAG GTGGCACAAAACTTGCATAATTTAACACTTTTATTTGCCTTGATGCGTCTTGTCCGGAGCATTCTACAAAATCCTCACATACATATAGAGCTTTAT TTACATCAATTGATGCCACCTATCATTACCTGTGTTGTTGCAAAAAGGATTGGAAACAGACTATCTGATAATCACTGGGAGCTTAGGAACTTCAGTGTTAATCTTGTTGCTTCAATATGCAAAAG ATTTGGGAATGTTTATCATAATCTTCAGCCACGAGTGACAAAGACTTTTCTTCATGCATTTTTGGACCCAACTAAAGCTCTACCTCAGCACTATGGTGCAATTAAAGGAATAGCAGCTCTTGGATCAAGACTG GTTCGCTTGTTTATACTTCCAAACCTTGAGCCATATTTGCTTCTCCTCGAGCCGGAAATGCAACCAGAGAAACAGAGAAATGAAACAAAGAGGCAGGAAGCATGGCAAGTATATGGGGCCTTGTTG TGTGCTGTTGGACAATGTATGCATGAAAGGGCCAAAATCTTCAGCAATTTGCTCTCTCCTCCAACACGTGCTTCTTCTAGACCCAATGGAAAAGCCATGATTGCTATGTCAA GCAAACGTAAAGCCAGCACAGAAAACCTAATGCAGCAGCAGCAACCTCCATTGAAGAAACTTGCCACGGATGCCCCCGGGGGTGTGGTACCAATGAACTCCATGTCTGTTGACATGCAAATGCAAGGGTCAGCAGGTGCATTTTCGACCATGATGGGGGTTCCAAATGTTGGCGCGTCATCGATGGCTCGGCAGATATCTAATGACAACACAATGGGGAGAGAGGTTGGCGGTCAACAATCGAAGGTATCTTCCATTCTCGCTCAAGCCTGGAAGGATGACATCGATGCAGGACAATTACTGTCATCGGTGTATGAATTATTTGGTGAAAGTTTGTTATCCTTTATTCCAAAAGCTGAAGCAGGTGTATTTTTGTAA
- the LOC107621763 gene encoding transcription initiation factor TFIID subunit 6 isoform X2, which produces MSTVPKETIEVIAQSIGITNLSPDVAFALAPDLEYRIREIMQESIKCMRHSKRTILTADDVDSALALRNLEPIYGFTSNDPLRFKRAAGHKDLFYIDDKDVEFKDLIEAPLPKAPLDTSITSHWLAIEGVQPAIPENAPVEAPTEIRKSSEYKEDGIPVDIKLPVKHVITKELQLYFDKITELVLNKPASIPFRRALISLATDMGLHPLVPYFSRFVADEVAQNLHNLTLLFALMRLVRSILQNPHIHIELYVRLFILPNLEPYLLLLEPEMQPEKQRNETKRQEAWQVYGALLCAVGQCMHERAKIFSNLLSPPTRASSRPNGKAMIAMSSKRKASTENLMQQQQPPLKKLATDAPGGVVPMNSMSVDMQMQGSAGAFSTMMGVPNVGASSMARQISNDNTMGREVGGQQSKVSSILAQAWKDDIDAGQLLSSVYELFGESLLSFIPKAEAGVFL; this is translated from the exons ATGAGCACGGTCCCAAAAGAAACGATCGAAGTGATAGCACAGAGCATTGGCATCACGAATCTGTCCCCTGATGTTGCCTTCGCTCTCGCCCCCGATCTCGAGTATCGAATTCGCGAAATCATGCAG GAGTCCATAAAATGCATGCGTCACTCAAAGAGAACTATTCTTACAGCAGATGATGTTGATAGTGCACTTGCATTGAGAAATTTAGAG CCAATATATGGTTTCACCTCTAACGACCCTTTGCGGTTCAAAAGAGCTGCTGGACACAAGGATTTGTTCTACATTGATGACAAAGATGTGGAATTTAAAGAT CTGATTGAAGCACCGTTACCAAAAGCTCCGCTTGATACATCAATTACCAGTCATTGGCTGGCTATTGAAGGTGTACAACCTGCAATTCCTGAGAATGCTCCAGTTGAAG CTCCCACAGAAATAAGAAAATCGTCTGAGTATAAGGAAGATGGGATTCCAGTTGACATTAAATTACCTGTTAAACACGTAATAACAAAGGAGCTTCAG CTTTACTTTGACAAAATAACTGAGCTAGTTCTAAATAAGCCTGCTTCTATTCCCTTTAGAAGGGCACTAATTAGTTTGGCAACAGACATGGGACTCCATCCTTTGGTTCCTTATTTCTCACGCTTTGTAGCTGATGAG GTGGCACAAAACTTGCATAATTTAACACTTTTATTTGCCTTGATGCGTCTTGTCCGGAGCATTCTACAAAATCCTCACATACATATAGAGCTTTAT GTTCGCTTGTTTATACTTCCAAACCTTGAGCCATATTTGCTTCTCCTCGAGCCGGAAATGCAACCAGAGAAACAGAGAAATGAAACAAAGAGGCAGGAAGCATGGCAAGTATATGGGGCCTTGTTG TGTGCTGTTGGACAATGTATGCATGAAAGGGCCAAAATCTTCAGCAATTTGCTCTCTCCTCCAACACGTGCTTCTTCTAGACCCAATGGAAAAGCCATGATTGCTATGTCAA GCAAACGTAAAGCCAGCACAGAAAACCTAATGCAGCAGCAGCAACCTCCATTGAAGAAACTTGCCACGGATGCCCCCGGGGGTGTGGTACCAATGAACTCCATGTCTGTTGACATGCAAATGCAAGGGTCAGCAGGTGCATTTTCGACCATGATGGGGGTTCCAAATGTTGGCGCGTCATCGATGGCTCGGCAGATATCTAATGACAACACAATGGGGAGAGAGGTTGGCGGTCAACAATCGAAGGTATCTTCCATTCTCGCTCAAGCCTGGAAGGATGACATCGATGCAGGACAATTACTGTCATCGGTGTATGAATTATTTGGTGAAAGTTTGTTATCCTTTATTCCAAAAGCTGAAGCAGGTGTATTTTTGTAA